The Callospermophilus lateralis isolate mCalLat2 chromosome 3, mCalLat2.hap1, whole genome shotgun sequence genome has a segment encoding these proteins:
- the Defb124 gene encoding beta-defensin 124, whose amino-acid sequence MAQLLLLTMVLLVLGHVPPGRTEFKRCWKGQGACRTYCTRQESFMHLCPDASLCCLAYALKPLPLPKPNHT is encoded by the exons ATGGCACAGCTACTACTACTCACTATGGTTCTCCTGGTCCTGGGTCATGTGCCACCAG GGAGGACGGAGTTCAAACGGTGCTGGAAGGGCCAAGGGGCCTGCCGAACCTACTGCACGAGGCAGGAGTCCTTCATGCACCTGTGCCCAGACGCGTCCCTGTGCTGTCTCGCCTACGCGCTCAAACCGCTGCCACTTCCCAAGCCTAACCACACCTAG